AATGGCTCGTTTCTTTACATCAAAGCTATATGTTTCAAGCTTCTGCCCTTTCTTTACCATGACGAAAAGCACCCCCTATAGTATTCATCGGTTTTAAACACAGGGTGTTTATCCAATGTCCACTATAAGGGGTGCACTTCAATACTGCGGGGATGGCGTTTGATGTAGCTGCAGCGCTAGACCAGCGCTTTTTTGCCGATATCCGTACGATACTGCTTGCCGTCGTAGCGGATGCGGTCGACGTCCGCGTACGCCTTCCGGCGCGCTTCGTCGATCGTCGCGCCGGTGGTGGTGACGCCGAGCAGGCGGCCGCCGTTCGTGACGATGCGGCCTTGCGCGTCCGTCGACGTGCCCGCGTGGAACACGATCGACTCCTGCACCTCGTCGAGCCCTTCGATCGGATCGCCCTTGCGGTAGCTGCCGGGGTAGCCGCCTGCGGCGAGCACGACGCAGACGGCGGAGTCGTCGCTCCACTTCGGCGGCGCGACTTCGGCGAGGCGTCCTTCGACCGTCGCGAGGAACAGCTCCGCGAGGTCGGACTCGAGCCGGGAGAGCACGACCTGCGTCTCCGGATCGCCGAAGCGGCAGTTGAACTCGATCGTCTTCGGCTTGCCTTCCGGCGTAATCATGAGCCCCGCGAACAGCACGCCGCGGAACGGACGACCTTCCTTCACCATCGCCGCGGCCGTCGGCTTGATAATCGTCTCCACCGCTTCATCGTACACCGACTTCGGCATGTGCGGCACCGGCGAGTACGTGCCCATGCCGCCCGTGTTCGGGCCTTTGTCGTTGTCGAAAATCGGCTTGTGGTCCTGCGCTTCCGGCATCGGGCGAACCGTCTCGCCGTCGACGAACGCGAGGATGCTCATCTCTTGACCGAACAAGCATTCTTCGACGACGACTTTGTCGCCCGCCGCGCCGAACGCTTTGTCGAGCATGATCGTGCGAAGCGCCTCTTCGGCTTCCTCGAGCGTTTGGGCGACGGTGACGCCTTTGCCCGCAGCTAAGCCGTCGGCTTTAATGACGATCGGCGCGCCTTGCTTTCTTACGTATTCCAGCGCCGGCTCGAATGCCGTGAACGTTTCGTACGCGGCGGTCGGGATGCTGTATTTTTTCAGCAAATCCTTCGTGAACGACTTGCTGCCTTCGATGATCGCTGCGGCCTTGCTCGGGCCAAACACCTTGATGCCGGCCGCTTCGAACGCGTCGGCGATCCCTTCGAACAGCGGGTCCTCCGGGCCGATGACGGCGAGGTCGACGGCGTTCTCCTTCGCGAAGGCGGTCAGTTTGTCGAATTCCGTTTCGTTGATGGCGACCAGCTCCGCGACGTTCGCGATGCCGGCGTTGCCCGGCGCGCAGTACAGCTTGCTCACCTTCGGGCTTTGGCTCAGCTTCCAGCAAATCGTATGCTCGCGGCCTCCGCGGCCCACGACGAGAATGTTCATGGCGTGTTCGTCCTCCTTCGGTTTCGTTCTTAGTGTTTGAAGTGACGGACGCCGGTGAACACCATCGCGATGCCGTTCGCGTTCGCCGCCGCGATCGACTCTTCGTCCTTGATCGAGCCGCCCGGCTGGATGATCGCTTTAATGCCGTACTTCGCGGCGAGCTCGACCGTGTCGCCCATCGGGAAGAACGCGTCCGACGCGAGCACCGCGCCTTGCGCCTTCTCGCCCGCTTGCTCGAGCGCGATGCGCGCGGAGCCGACGCGGTTCATTTGGCCGGCGCCGATGCCGATCGTCATGTTGCCGCTCGCGAGCGCGATCGCGTTCGACTTCACGTGCTTGACGACCTTCCACGCGAACAGGAGCTGCTTCAGCTCTTCTTCGGTCGGAGCGCGCTCGGTGACGACTTTGAGGTCGGCCGCTTCGATCTGCTTCGTATCCGTCTCTTGGAACAGCATGCCGCCTTCGACGGACGTCACGAAGTACTTGTCCTCCGTCGGCATGAACGGCAGCTTGAGGAGGCGGATGTTTTTCTTCTTCGTCAGCGTCTCGAGCGCTTCCGGCGCGAAGTCCGGCGCGATGACGATTTCGAGGAAAATTTCGTTCAGCTTCGCCGCCGTCTGCGCGTCCACCGGACGGTTGAGCGCGACGATGCCGCCGAAGATCGACGTCGGGTCCGCTTCGTACGCCTTCGTGAACGCTTCGAAGATGTCGCCGCCGATGCCGACGCCGCACGGGTTCATGTGCTTCACGGCGACCGCCGCCGGCTCGTCCGTGAACTCGCGGAGAATCTGGAGCGCCGCGTTCGCGTCGTTAATGTTGTTGTAGCTCAGCTCTTTGCCGTGCAGCTGCTGCGCGTTCGCGAGGCTGCCCGCGCCGGCGAGCGGCTTTTTGTAGAAGGCTGCTTTCTGGTGCGGGTTTTCGCCGTAGCGCAGATCCTGCACCTTCTCGTACGTGACGGTGACGCGTTCCGGCAGCGTAACGCCGAGCTGCGCGCTGAGGTAGTCGCCGATCAGCGCGTCGTAGGCGGCCGTGTGGCGGAACGTTTTCGCGGCGAGCTTCTTGCGCGTCTCGAGCGTCGTGTCGCCGTGCGTCTGGATTTCCTCCAGCACTTGGGCGTAGTCCGCCGCGTCGACGACGACCGTCACGAACGCGTGGTTTTTCGCCGCGGAGCGCAGCATCGACGGGCCGCCGATGTCGATGTTTTCGATCGCGTCCTCGTAGGATACGTTCGGCTTCGAGATCGTTTGCTGGAACGGGTACAGGTTGACCGCCACGAGATCGATGTAGCCGAGATTCAGCTCCTCCATCTGTTTGCGGTGCTCTTCGCTGTCGCGCACGGACAAGAGGCCGCTGTGCACCGCCGGGTG
The DNA window shown above is from Paenibacillus sp. and carries:
- the purD gene encoding phosphoribosylamine--glycine ligase, which produces MNILVVGRGGREHTICWKLSQSPKVSKLYCAPGNAGIANVAELVAINETEFDKLTAFAKENAVDLAVIGPEDPLFEGIADAFEAAGIKVFGPSKAAAIIEGSKSFTKDLLKKYSIPTAAYETFTAFEPALEYVRKQGAPIVIKADGLAAGKGVTVAQTLEEAEEALRTIMLDKAFGAAGDKVVVEECLFGQEMSILAFVDGETVRPMPEAQDHKPIFDNDKGPNTGGMGTYSPVPHMPKSVYDEAVETIIKPTAAAMVKEGRPFRGVLFAGLMITPEGKPKTIEFNCRFGDPETQVVLSRLESDLAELFLATVEGRLAEVAPPKWSDDSAVCVVLAAGGYPGSYRKGDPIEGLDEVQESIVFHAGTSTDAQGRIVTNGGRLLGVTTTGATIDEARRKAYADVDRIRYDGKQYRTDIGKKALV
- the purH gene encoding bifunctional phosphoribosylaminoimidazolecarboxamide formyltransferase/IMP cyclohydrolase gives rise to the protein MANKRALISVSDKTGIDAFAAELVKLGYEIISTGGTKTLFESKGIPVTGISDVTGFPEILDGRVKTLHPAVHSGLLSVRDSEEHRKQMEELNLGYIDLVAVNLYPFQQTISKPNVSYEDAIENIDIGGPSMLRSAAKNHAFVTVVVDAADYAQVLEEIQTHGDTTLETRKKLAAKTFRHTAAYDALIGDYLSAQLGVTLPERVTVTYEKVQDLRYGENPHQKAAFYKKPLAGAGSLANAQQLHGKELSYNNINDANAALQILREFTDEPAAVAVKHMNPCGVGIGGDIFEAFTKAYEADPTSIFGGIVALNRPVDAQTAAKLNEIFLEIVIAPDFAPEALETLTKKKNIRLLKLPFMPTEDKYFVTSVEGGMLFQETDTKQIEAADLKVVTERAPTEEELKQLLFAWKVVKHVKSNAIALASGNMTIGIGAGQMNRVGSARIALEQAGEKAQGAVLASDAFFPMGDTVELAAKYGIKAIIQPGGSIKDEESIAAANANGIAMVFTGVRHFKH